From the genome of Rana temporaria chromosome 8, aRanTem1.1, whole genome shotgun sequence:
TTATTTTTACATGTATCTTTAATTTCACATTTAATGTGATGGATGTGCCTGCTTTCAAGAGCAAATCAAATTGAAGCCCCAAAGTCAACAAACCAAGTGCGTTTCATGGTTGATTTTATAATTGGAGCAATCGTGTTCTCCCGAGATCTCGCACAAGTCTTGCATTATGAAAGGAACCAATGAATGgcagattgcattttttttatatatgttactttttttaacttttgaaACATTGATTTACCATTTAGATTTTTGATATGGTCAAGGTTTCAAAACGCTagcaatttgaatttttttctatttctttttcgAAAACTCCCAACTCCTACAAATCTCAGCCGCAGCACACAGTTTGAGAATCGCTGCTTTAAATTCAGGCGCTGCATTGTATAGCCACCCAGTTCATTCCATTCTTTATTTATACAGAGAATTGTTTTGTTCTTTGCTGGTTTATTAAATGtgcacccctttttttttcttcttcccctgTTGCAGACACCGTGAGCATGCTGGGCGCTCGTCTTATATACAACGCTGCAAGGCGAGCAGGTAAACTGTTTTTCTGTCTCATTGGTTTAATCGGGGTCATGTGGATCCACAGACGGGGCAAGTTCCTGCCCATCTAATTATGTTGAAGTtttatctgtgtgtttttttttttttttttttgttcccccacTTTCTCCACTGTCTTACAAATGCACGAGGCACCGTGATATTTTCAAAGAACCCCACAGAGTTCTTGGCTCGCTGTTTGGACAGAACCCTTGCAGACTGAAGTCAGAAGTGTCCCCAATCTTCCACTTAACGCTGGAACACCGGGCTGTGGAGTGGGTGGTTCAGTCTCCCAGCAGCTTGTGGAGGGGTTGAGCCGACGGCCAGGCATCTAAATGGATCCGGACATTAAAGTCGGGCTTGATCCAGAGCCTGGACAAGTTGAGGGACATCAGCCAACAAAGACTTTGCCtcgctgtcagctgaaaatgggtcacaggagtgcagaacgaagtgcactcctgtgatccctaAGAGACCTAAGGCCAAAAGAGCTTTGTCCCTACTTCTTTTTTAACTGTTCGGTGTTCCTCATTTACTGAAGATCTTAGCCCAGGGCTGTTCTGAGAATTTCTGGGTTCAACCAATGCAGAAAAGATTGGTGAATGAGAGCTCATTGATCTCCCACACTCCATTCTGAGAAAGCCCAGCAGTGGTCCTGGGCTCAGAGCTTTTCAGACACATGAAACGACTTCTACTGCGCTTGGGAAAGGTATCTGATTAGCTCTAAAACAAGCTTGTTTTAACTCTTTGATTGCCCAGGTGTATATACTACACAACCCTAAAAATCAAAGGGTTAAAATGAAAGCAGTAAGGTTCTTTCTCTCTCCAATTTGCCATATGGCTTGCTGCTGATGGGCTGGGTATCTGTTCATACACAGCCACTGATTGGCCTGCTCTGCCTGAACTTCAGTGCCCCAGGATCATCCAGAAAACATAATTTGTGATCGGTTTGCAGTTTTACATTAAATGGAAAGTTTTCATCATCCTAAATATACCAGTCATAAATggatcaaatctcagccagttcagcagggaccatcaactgacttcagtacaaccaaccTCTCAGATATTTTTCATGCGATCACTGCCTGCAGCTATGGCCGCCAGCAGTGATCGTTGCCTTCTATCGGCAAGGAAAGCTCTCTGCCAGCAGCACACAATAGCACTATGAGAGGGATTCCTCCATTAACATTGATTCTGGCCTGCCCAAGGCTATAAAAAAGTTGTCTTGTTTCAGATTAGGTCTGCTCTATTCACTGATAGTTGAAGTATGTAGGTACAAGGCTAAGCCCAGCAAACATAGAATGTTCTACTTTTCCATCAGGCTGAGCAGAGGTGTTTACAGCATGGGTCCTGAGTGTGTCCAACTGTATATTTTGCATTTCTTTttacaagtaatttttttttctctcgttcTCTTTGCAGGTCCGCCATGTTCTCAGACTCTGGTCCGACCTTTTAGTCTGGCTCCTCAGATGCACTCATTTAGTAAGTGAAAGATAAGCGGATTAAAGTGCCACACTGATCTGAAAGGGTTAGCTTATTCTTAGATGGAGACTACtggattgattggtttgcattacTCCACACTTCATTGGAGGGATTTCTGCACTAGAGTTAGATTTCTTGATATTTTTATAATCTGATGGATGCAGGAGGCACCGTGACACTCCAGGGCTTCCAGGAACCTCCGGATCTCATTTTTATGCCCAACAAATAGTACCCATGCGTTTTGAATAGTATCCCACCTCCTAAATGATGGATGGCTATAGACTGATACATTGGTTTCTAAAGCCCTGTAAGCACGGGCTGAATATCAGTCAAAGTCGGCCGGTACTTTAGATACCAACCGACATTCACCCCGTGTGTACCGGTCCTTGTTTGACAGAAGCCGATCTCACGGGTGGCTTCTGTGGAACGAgcttgctggaaaaccagcatccgatcagcgctctccCCCCCCTATAGtgctacatttggcacctttcggggtggAGCAGGTGCCTGTTTTTTACAGGTACCCCGTCTCCACTTCCGGGAGACCGGGCCACGGCGAATTGCGTCAGCAGCTCGgccccctcctccctttccttctGCCGGGCCATGAGAGCGCGCAGTGCGCTATGCGCATTAGggacctggctgtgaagccgaatAGCTACACTGCCGGTTTCCCGTACCCGCAATGACGGCGGTAGCCGAGGTAAACATCGGCTGtgatgctggactccaggacaggtaggtgtcctaatGTAAGTCAGaatctacagtatgtgtagctgatgactttttacattttcaaaGGGTCGGgcagaacttaaagcgggggttcaccctaaaaaaaaattttttttgtctaccatgccatccagcatactagcgtcagcatgcctttatttttttatttttttcgctgtagtcagtttaatccattagtttggtttcagactcccgcggggagtaggcgttcctatgaagactggaacatgattgacggccggctatggcgcgtcacgcgttccgaaataggactcggctcttcactgcacctgcgcagtcagctcctagtctgtgcgcaggcgccgtgaagggccgagtcctactccggctattttcagaacgcgtgacgcgccatagccggccgtcaatcatgttcccctcttcatatgaacgcctttccccgcgggagtctgaaacgaaacgaatggattaaactgtgagtacagcgcaaaaaaaataaaggcatactgtagctgacgctagtatgctggatggcatggtagaaagttgtttttcagggtgaacctccgcttttaagTAAAAGACTtactgtgtgtaccaggctttagtcacTTCTTCTCCTCCAGCCTACTGATTGGATATAAAAGGAGCAGCTGCACATTGATCACAGCTGTTTCCCATTCTGTACGCATGTCTAACCAGGATTAGCTAACAGTACCGTACAAACCAATATATTCCTACCCCTATTTcattctgagctctgctgtacagggggtTACAGGAACTTTACAGAAGGACTGTTGTAGGTACTTATACTAGTATTTGAACCCATAACTGgaataaatgttttgttttacgTATTTACCCTAAAGCATGTTTCAAAGTTGAACTCCAAAGAACACAATTTAATGCAGTTTATTTTGCATACAAGTATCTAACCCTATTTTGAACCCGGTTCAGACTCCTGAATTCCCCTGCACAGCAGTACTTAGACTTGAAGGAGCAGCACTGGGCGCCAAGTGTGCTGAGAGAATGAGAAAGCAGCTAGAGCAGTCCCTGCAATGTCTGCACTCCCATGCTCTACCAGAACTAGAGTCTTGACGTCATTGAGACTAGAGCCAGGGTCCATAGCCCTGCTCTGGATGTGAGGACATCAAGGCACAGTCCACTGCTGGATCGTAGGGGAGCGCTGCCTGCTGGGGGAGATGGAGGATCATTTGCCAGCCAATATATTCTCATAGGGCATAAGCCATTTCCACCAGCCACAGACTTgtgcaaattatgttttttacaaacTCCCTGAAAATACGGAGGGTTGGCATCTCTGCTGGGGCTCATGAGATTGGTATTCCAGAAGGGCATCCAGCAGAGGAAAATTATGTAAAGTTGCAAAACTGTATATAGTCAGGCTTGATGCCAAACAAACAAAGATTAGGTTTATAActcactatatataaaaaaaaaaaaatatatatatatatatatatatatatatatatatatatatatatatatatatatatatatatatatatatatatatataattattattatatattttatttttttgtattttttttatttagagctCGTAAATGCCAAGGAGGAGCTAACTGATATGAAGTCTGTCACCGACAAAGCCGCTCAAACCTTGCTGTGGACAGAGCTTTTCAGAGGTGAGATGCTACTGCTGAACCTAAAGTCTTTCAATCGAGGCCTAAAAGAGAAACTCATGTACTTCTACCTGGCGGTGGCAAGTACTGAGACACTATAAGAATGACTTTTCTGCCATGCAAGGGGCCATATTGggggtttgtgtgtttttttttttttatttattttttaacattgttaTGTTTAGACACTGCAATCTAAAAGGGATATCTTGCATTTTATTTCCTGTCTTTGTATTGTGCTTGCATGTTACTCAGTGCTTTTGCAGAGCCTATAGAGCCATTCAAATCAGTTATTTTCCTCCAATGAAATTTGCACTTTAAATATTTCTTCCAAACTTGTTCATACCCTTGGGCTACTTTAGTGAGAAATGGGCTAATcactaccgggcacttttacaccCCCTCCTGCCCTGGCCAgttttcctcctccttcttctttttttttttttttttgcgctttcgCACTTTGACAATTCCgcagtcatgcaaaactgtacccatatggaatttttagcattttgttcacacaactagATCTCTTctgtggtggtatttaatcaccactttttatctatctatctatctatctatatctctcttttATCCCTTAaattttgagagaaaaaaaacacttaggcctagattctcaaagggcttacgacggcgcaacgcaatgtgcgccatcgcaagtcctaatctgggccgtcgtaactatgcgactgattcttagaatcagttacgcatagataaccattagatccgacaggcgtaaggctcttacgctgtcggatcttaaatgcaattttttctttcgccgctaggtgtcgcctccgtcgttttccgggtcgagtatgcaaattggcaaaatacacgaattcccgaacgtacgcgcggtcgacgcagtgaagttacgacgtttacgttagatttgcgtcgcgtaaagttgcccctgctatatgaggggcaaccaatgttaagtatggccgttgttcatAGTGGTTTTAagccttatttttgttttttacaggcTTGGGAATGACCCTCAGTTACTTGTTCCGGGAGCCCGCAACTATAAACTACCCATTTGAGAAGGGTCCATTGAGTCCACGGTTCCGTGGGGAGCATGCACTTCGCAGATATCCATCAGGAGAGGAGCGCTGTATTGCTTGCAAGCTTTGTGAAGCCGTTTGCCCTGCTCAGGTATGTAGAGTTGCATCAATTATTATACAAGTCGATGACCTAAATTATTGTCTAATGTATACCTCTATAGACTTGCCCACCCAGCTCAGAGgatttctctccctttttatacAGGTCTCTGCGGTATAGTTAACTTAAAAGAATGCCGGTTCCCTAATCCACCGAAACCATGTTTTCATTTTTAACCATGCTATACCTGAAAGCTGTCGGGTGGACGTCCTCCCATGCCTGAACAGGTGGCTCGCTCCTGTGATCACGAGTCCTTGGGACTCGGCGTAAAAGGCCAAtcttggctctttaccacgtgatcagctgtcagccaatgacagccgaTCACATGTTATAAACAGATACCGGCAATctgcttttctatttatttttttcctctcttctcacgctgacagtgtgaggagaaCAAAACAAGCAGATTACCGCCTTTTGTCAAAGGGACATCGGTCCGACAAAGTGACTGCCAGTGCAACCCCATCGGTGCAAGAGAAAAAATTGCGgtgtttttgtttagcaaaagaatccagtggtgattaaataccaccaaaagaaagctgtgtgGGGGGGAAAATAATGATAACAATTtgtatatgggtacagtgtagcatgaccacgcaacttgtcatgcaaagtgacagctgaaaattggcctggtcaggaaggggtatatgtgtccagtaagcaagtggttaaaccacaaaTGTGCATggatgtaaaaagtgctctggattGCAGTTTGCACTACACCTTTACACTAGGTTTGTACAATGTGCACATTTCAAATTTAACTTGTTTTACCTTTCCACAGCACAAAATCTCGTGCAGAGGAGACTTTTTAGGTATTACTAAAaacaaccttttaaaaaaaaaatctataagaaTAATtctaattacctgctctgtgcaatgatattgcacagagtggccctgatcctcctcttctggggttcctttgttggcgatcttggctcctcctcttctctctgtgccctcatagcaagtggcttgctatgggggcacacagtgTGCGCCAGCTCCCAGGATGCGTGTCTCTATGGAGCCTCTACCCATAGACACGCACAGCGGAGCttgatcccacccctcacttcCTTCTCGCAGCATTTAttagccattggctcttgctgcaaCTCTGCTTTCTAATCATGTAAGCagcttataataaaaaataaaaaaaaacataagcggGGGCATCAAgtctcctttcacactggaactggCTGCGGATCACACCGAAACGATGTGCGTCCCCATTCTCTGGTTCAAGGACGAAACGGGGACGAATCTTTGTTTGAATTTGGCCCTGAAACGGAGTTTAAGACGTGCAGTGCGCTCCGCAGCCtccctggagatgtgtgaaccgagtCCATAGAGAtccggtcacattctcctgctatgcaaattgggtGTGGGGAAACCCTGCCTAAACAATGTACCAAATGTAATCTATGTCCTTTAACCCTGTAAAAATCAATTGGGTAGACCGATTAGTTGTAAAGTTATACATCTCAGCTAAATTGGTCAGGGCTTCTAGGTTTTAAAGACCTCTGGTTACAAGGGGGTTAAACAATCCATATTTGTCCTACAAGAAGTAAAAACTGAATGTATACAAAAATTTAATGACAAGGAGCAAAAAATGTGTATTACTGCAGTAACAAGGCACACCTGGTCAGATGTTTTCAGCTTTACGAATTCCAttacatcatttattttttatttttatttttttccccaggccaTCACAATTGAGGCGGAGCCTCGTGCAGATGGTAGCCGCAGGACCACAAGATATGACATCGACATGACTAAATGTATCTACTGTGGGTTTTGCCAGGAAGCCTGTCCCGTGGATGCCATTGTGGAGGTAAAACATACCATGGTGGCCCTGAGCAGTAAAGAGGGTTACTGCTGATCAACTTTTATTGGCAAGAGGAATAGACACTGGCTGTCAGAGGAGGGCACAGCCTGTGTTGAGGGTGGCTGCTGTGCAGAGCTGTTggaacagatgggggggggggggggggtcacaatttAAAAGTAAACATCTTCTTTAAAGTGGGTAAgataaggtgtgtgtgtgtgtgtgtgtgtgttttttttttattatttatttatatatacatatagcgtatttgccggcgtattagtgcccattcacacctgaacgtttTATCGCCTGAAGTGCGCCattccaaaacgctagaggggggaaaaaatacattattctcaatggagatggttcacatctccactccaaaacacctgacgccgaacgcctgaagctcaaacaagttccagacccttttttgtcgcacgaatggggcggtttgggagtttttgagcgtttgtatttcccatagaaagtaatggaaacggtcgattcaagcgactagcgcgacaacgagcgtttgttacgggcgttttgtcgctttaatcaatagaacatttcacccaggcagaagataaaaaaaaaatctaccaacatagcaacaagtgatgaaaagataatttttcctattggctaaaataaaaaaaacgctgaagtacaaaaacgtcggacgacgctgtatgcaaacgcacaaatacgcatgaatacgcgtgacaaaacgccggaaaaaatgaCCAAATAAGCTAcgtttaggtgtgaatgcagcataagacgactgggcgtataagacgaccccctaattttccaggaagaatgttggttttgggatatactcgccatataagactacccccttcttactagtctttctggaagctggggGGGTAGCCGGAACCACTGACAGAAAcgggctttttcaaatctcactgtgccgttacatcacttgcccccactgtgccatcactttgcccccactgtgccaacagtgccatcactcacgttttgctgattcTGACTTCCAGGCCGATGACCGTCTCTGTCTGCTGCGGGCgttcatgatttaaaagccgcgccttctcctcagactgtcctgtgattttccctgcagcgcctctgttctgtgttccgcctatcacggacgtcctctcgtccgaggatgagaaggcatctgataggaggaacacagaacagaggcgctgctgggaaaatttgtgtgtgtgtacctTAGTGCATTCTCTGAAGCTTCCCACACAGCCTTGCATAGTtaaataggttaaaaaaaaaaaaaaagacaccagttcAACCTGTGGGGTGAGTGTGCTTGTGTTTGTCAGTAGTACATTGTATATCACTGTATGTTGTAAACATTAAGTTGcccatctaattttttttttttttttaccaacactccatgctgataccactgcttgtggaagataaTTCCACATCCTGCTGGGACAGCAAAGAACCCTCTActcacagtttaaggttaaagtggttgtaaagttattttttataacttttacctacaggtaagcctataataaggattacctgtaggtaaaaaaataactCCTAAACctttatggtttaggagatattcccctcgcaatgagctgcTGAATGCAGAGGCACAGGGGATTTCGGCTTAAGGCCCCGCagtcgccggaccttgccgaaaagAAGTCTCCCGTGCGGGAATGACGACatcgcggtgcatactagctcattatgccttttcccttacaggtgtaaagaaaaaaaagtcagcgggtttactaccgctttaaactgATTCTCTTCCAATTTCAGGGAATggtcacatttttttattattcccttTCCCTGAATAGTTTTTTCCCTATGCTGGGGTCACCAGTAAGGTATTTGTACATGGCTATCAAATCCCCTTTCAAgcatctcctctccagagagaataagttcaatgcttgcagTCTTTCCTCTTCGCtgagatcctccagtcccttcATTAGCTTTGTTGCCATTCTCTGACCTCTCTCCAGtttcagtacatccttcctgaggactggagcccagaactggacagcatactccaggtgcggccgtaccagagtcttgtagcatgggagaattatcgttttatctctggagttgatcacTTCTTAATGCATGACAATactctgttggctttgcttgcagcagtttggcattgcatgccattgctgagtctgtcatctactaggacccccaggtcctttttccATCCCAGATTTCCCCTAGAGGTTCACCCCCCCTAGTGAGTaacttgcatttttttattttttatattattattatttttttagcacccaaatgcatcactttacatttttttattttacattaaacctcatctgccatgtaGCTGGTCATCCTGTTATATTATTAGGGTCTTCTTGTAAGGTTTCCCCTGCTTAACCTTGTTTCATCCGCAAATTTTGAGAATGAACTGTTTATCCAATCCTCTTTTTATCATTTATGAAAagattaaacagaattggtcagAGGACAGATACTCACCTGAGCCTGACCTTGGTCCAGTGTTGTGCACGTCTGCAGCAGCTCATCTTCCCACTCATAGGCTTAGAAGGACCAATATGCGCATTTGCCTTCGTGCGGGGGACAGgggccctttatttttattttatttaagttattcattttatttgttatttttacactgttgctttttaaatttttattactgtcacaaggaatgtagacATCCTTGCAACagctactctttatggagagatctgggctcTAAAAGACCCACATTTCTCCTCTCCCCTTAAAAAAAGCATTGAATACACCAAGATCAGTGTTTTTGAATGGTttagattatttattttaaatggggTCGTTGACATCCAggtaaactggaagtgacatcagGTCATCTTGCCGGTTACCATAGCGGAGAGCCGATCAAAACCGGTCCCGGCTTAGTTTGGCTTTCTGACCAGCTGACTGACACGCTGGCTGGTTGCTCAGGTCTCCCAGTGGGACGGGGGAGCCTGAGCAAGCGGTggaaggtggtggtggggggggaatgTTCCCTCCTGCTGCTTGTATAGGCAGTCCTGCGGCTAGTTAGCCGCTAGGATTAATTTGACGCAAAAACAACTgttgtctctttaaaaaaaaattgtactcgggcgatgcttgcagctgcaggcatcattcctgTATAACCACTGGTAATCCAGCAACGTGTGGGTTTGTCGCTGGTCCGAAAGTGGATAACATGCTTTTTTGTTAaaaggttatttttattttttaatctcttCAAGGCTGGGCTGATTCTAGGTACTGTGACCTTGAGATCATTGGCCATGCATGTTGGTAAGAGTAGTTGGTCTTCCTTCACACAAAGTAGCTTCTTTcagcctaaagaaaaaaaaaatagtccataCACTTGTGGCTCAATGTAAAGAGATGGCTCACCGCCTGCATCAACCTTGTCCCATGCAGAGTTATGCTGCATTCTCACCTGAGGGTTTTCGGCAtgtaaaatgacagaaaaaacacccaacaagcaaaatctcattcatttcaatggcacctgttcacatctcAGCGTTTTGACGCCTTAAGCtccaaaaagtacatgagcttctttttaggcagattacaggtgtttttctgctttttacatttggTGAcctttttgacctgtacaaaatcgtacatttttctgcccaaaaaaaatacactcgggtgtgaatgcagccctaAAGTCCCCGACTGCCCCAGGGGTCCCAAAGGAAAGGGTCATCAGTAGCGTGGCCGCCTCAGTCACGAGCAGTCCACCACTCTGTCCCTGTAATCAggatttggagtttttttttttttttaccctaatcgTCTTTCCGGACAGCCACATGAGACCTtagctcctcccctctgtaggaAACACCACGCCAGCCTTCTATAAATTGCCTCCTCACCTGCTGGctcctcagttatttgtgtttcctccagagggGAGACACCACCAGGAATCTTGCTAGGAGAGCCAGGGAGGCTCAGTCAAACAGTCCGGAAAGGGAGCAGCGGCATCCTAGGACAACCAGGTTACTAACCTGACAAAATCTGGCCACCCTCACATCCCTGAGTGCAGGAGTAGGTCGGGGGGCTCCGGTTTCAACACGGAGTGTGGTAAAAGGAGGTGCACAGCCAGCCGTCCCATACCGCagcagcgtgtgtggcagcacagGAAGGAGATTCCAAAAGCGCAGCCACGCCGGGTATCGGGGAGGGAGCTGCACATGCTGTAGAGACAGCAGAAGCACCGCTGGTGACACGGAAAATGTCGGAGGCAGAGGGAAGAGAGACTGCTCCAGCAGAGACCAGCTCCAGCCATTCCAAGGTAAGGGGAACCTAGGGTGGATCTCCCCTAACCTAAACCCACCACCCCTCTCCCGCCCcaggaaaaaaagggagggggggtagcCAAAGTCCCTCAGTGTCAGAGGGTGGTGCAAGGGGCCCCTAGTGAGGTAAGCCCACATGTAGGCACTGCGCACCTGCCATGGGCAGGAGAAGATACTGTTACTaatagtgtttgttttttttgtttttttcttctgatgTCTTTTcagaaaacagacaaaaatagGCCTCCTCACAGCTCAAAGAGGAAGTGCCCATCTTGCAAAGTTACACTTAGAGATTCATGGAGGAAAGCAATATGTAGTGATTGTATTAGCAAACTAGTACAGGAACACACTACAGAACAGAGTGAGCTAGCATCATCTGTTAAAGAGTTATCCAATACCTTTGAATCCTTTAAAACCTTCTTTGAAGGATTTCAGATCCGCAGCTTCAGTCGGCTTCTCCTCCAGTGCAGACAGAGGTTAAAGTACCAGAAGTAATACCTTCCACCA
Proteins encoded in this window:
- the NDUFS8 gene encoding NADH dehydrogenase [ubiquinone] iron-sulfur protein 8, mitochondrial, with protein sequence MLGARLIYNAARRAGPPCSQTLVRPFSLAPQMHSFKLVNAKEELTDMKSVTDKAAQTLLWTELFRGLGMTLSYLFREPATINYPFEKGPLSPRFRGEHALRRYPSGEERCIACKLCEAVCPAQAITIEAEPRADGSRRTTRYDIDMTKCIYCGFCQEACPVDAIVEGPNFEFSTETHEELLYNKEKLLNNGDKWEAEIGANIQADFLYR